The following coding sequences are from one Gossypium hirsutum isolate 1008001.06 chromosome A12, Gossypium_hirsutum_v2.1, whole genome shotgun sequence window:
- the LOC107925305 gene encoding uncharacterized protein → MSYPDHEPPPPPPFPAALKPPLPLYKQRSWSPDIIRNEAWLRRKGKSKNRRSKSVTDEDLDELRACIELGFGFDSLEIDQRLSNTLPALGLYQAVNKNYNHTISKYASSPSAASDCDSISSAIGSPHAIFGPGDKPQIVKTKLRQWAQVVACTVRQSS, encoded by the exons ATGTCCTATCCTGATCATGAGCCGCCACCTCCTCCTCCCTTTCCAGCAGCACTGAAACCACCGCTTCCGCTTTATAAGCAGCGATCCTGGTCACCCGACATCATCCGTAACGAAGCATGGCTTAGAAGAAAAGGAAAGAGCAAGAACCGGCGAAGCAAGAGTGTAACAGACGAAGACCTTGATGAACTCAGGGCTTGTATTGAGTTAGGATTTGGGTTTGATTCCCTAGAGATAGATCAACGCTTGTCGAATACTTTGCCAGCTCTTGGTCTTTACCAAGCAGTTAACAAGAACTACAACCACACCATCTCAAAGTATGCCTCGTCTCCTTCGGCTGCATCGGATTGTGATAGCATTTCATCAGCTATAGGTAGCCCCCACGCCATCTTTGGCCCTG GTGATAAACCACAGATAGTGAAGACAAAGCTGAGGCAATGGGCGCAGGTGGTTGCTTGTACCGTGAGGCAAAGTTCATGA